The Neodiprion lecontei isolate iyNeoLeco1 chromosome 6, iyNeoLeco1.1, whole genome shotgun sequence sequence GCAATCGGAAACTCAGCGAACGTGAAGTGTGAAAGATCAGCAAACGAAGTGAACTGGAGCTATTTTCATGGTTCAAAAATTGACGATGCACGGTATCATTCAGAGCTTAATTGAAACGGCATGTGACATGGAATTCACTGTTTCGAGTCGGAAAAACTACCCCATTTAAGCGATGATTGCTAAAATTAACAGTAGAGATGGGCAGGGAATGAAAAGCCTTTGCTTTAAGAGAAAACGGTTTTGTCAATTCGATTCAAACATAGGCACTGAATCACGATTAGACACCCGGAAATCACCGACGCCCACATCCTTCTCCTGTGGAGACGATTCCAATCTGTTTCCGGCTATAAATCGGTGGACCATTATTGGTAGCCCCCAGTCTGACATTTATGTATCACGTACACAACACTGTCCAATTAACAAAGAACAACGCAATTTGTACATTTGTACGTCTCCCTTCGTAGGTACTATTTCAGAACCAAATGAAATTGATAGCAGGAATAAATATCGgatcttatttatttttcataccgGTGTACCGCTGTGAAAAAAGTACGATGAATTTATGCATTAAAACTGAAGctagaaatttatttgtaattaaaGTGGGAAatgtttattaataaaaaaaaaagacactgCGAGTAGATATACAAAAACTTGTTATGCGATTATAAAATGGAAGTTAATGTTAAAATCATCGACTGCAGAACCTTccgacaaaagaaaaagaatcatAATGAATAAAACAAGTATAGGTAATTCGCATTTGTAATTACTTTATGATTTTGGAACCTTGTGAGCCACGTATACGAAATTCCTAGCATATTATCATACCAAAGAGGGCAGGCCAGTTACTGCGTGTAGTCAATCTCCGAAGATTGCAATTTCTTCCCCCCTAGTTTCTGGAGCTGCTATACCTCCTCGATAAGTTAACTCTGCGTCTGGATACAGCATTTTGTTAACCGCGCCAATAAATGCTTGGAAAACTTTTCGCACTACAACTTTTGGCGTCATCGACACGTTTCTCTTTTCGtcgtgatttttttcgcaGTTGTAAAGATTTCTCGCTTCTTGGCTGCAGTATTTTTGATCGGTGTTAGAAATCTTTGACGTTTCTGAAAGCAGATAAGCTGATGCGCAATCGAGTATCGTATCGTCGTCATTTTTCGCTTGATCTTTTTCTATACAAGTCCAGATAACGTGGCTTATCCATTTAAAATCTTCCCAGTCGTTTGAATAGGAGACACGCTGGTCGTCCAGCTGCCGCATGATTAGCGTGCGGAACCTTgaaacgaaaaacgagaacatatcaaatatttacgCCAAATGCGTGAGCCTATACATTTCCAAAATTGAGGTTTCAAGGTAGAATGTTTAATCTCACCACCAGTCCCACGGATTTCTTCCGAGCCGTATTGTCTTTAGATTTCTCAAGTACGTAAATACGGCCGGATTCAAGACAACCAATAGATTATGCTCAATATAGAGATTTTCTAATTTGGGCATTTTCGTGAAAGCTTCTTCGTCGATCAAAGAAATTTGATTGAAGGATAGATCCAATGTTCTCAATTCATACAGATCCTCAAACCAAGCTTGGAAAACCCTCTGCAATTTATTTCCCCAGAGAGTCAAGTTCCTCAAGTGTATCAGCTTGTAAAATGCGTCTGAACTTATAGTCTCGACATTTGACTCGTGAATGTCCAAATTTTCCAAAGTATTTCGGAAGCGATAAAAGACGTTTCTGCAAATAGCGGTAATTCCAATTTACTGTCACAGTATGGAAAAGTTTGAATCAGTCATAGTCAAGCTGTTATTAGTCTTGGTAAAAAAATCTTGTACAATCTAAAAGCTCTTGTTTTCgtaattgtatatatttttccgGATCTTACAAACGAGAATTCATTTCATGCCTGATGCCctgattttacaaatttccaTCACCTCTGAATATGTACCGATTACCTTTGATACTTATTTTTTCCCAATAGTTTATCaaacatatattattaataagcgTGAGTCAGCGATTCTTCGCGGTTCTGTTTGATTGACTCGATGAAACGTGACTCCGGGAAGTTGGAATTAAAACAGTCAAtatcgtgtgtgtgtgcgtatgaTGTACTCGATGTACTCACCCTTCGATATTCGGTAAGTTACACTTGTAATACGTGATTGAACGCAATTTAGAAGGTGCTTTATCGAggtacgaaaattttgaaacaccaTAGCTCCCGAAATATGGATATGCTTTGTTTTTATCGATCCAGTATTTCGCCCATTTTTCACCGGAAACGAGTTCGATGTAGCACGCGAAGGCTACGATCGCCAAGAAAGTAGCGCAGAATCGTGACATCCTTGCCAAATGATCAACAGTCTTGTCACTATGCACTAAATCCAGAGAGTAAATAGATACTGTTACAATGGGACTCTGTCCCGTACTGAACCGGGTATTCCGACTCCGGATTCGTAGAAGCTCGAAGACCGCAAAGACCAGCAAGTGGGTCGTTTCCTGCTGATGTCGATAACGGCCAAACGCCGGAATGCTTCTTTCCGTCGTAATCAGCACCGACCATATTGCTAATGGAGGATCAAAATAAGTTTTACGTAATTGACAAGTTGCAGCGTTGCGGAAGTCTGTTTCCGACATTTCAAGATCCTCGTTATGCGACCTTGACGAAATTCGCGTATAATTACCGACGCGGTTTTGATtcaaacgaaattttattgttttccttCGACTAAGCTGCGTAGATTGCAccggagttttttttttccttgaaaaGAGATACGAGTTCTTGATGCGACATTATCATTTTCCTTGTGATCGCGATGTACCAGGGATTCAATTTATGGAGGCATTAACATTCCCCTTGAGCTTTAAGAAAATTTActtctttgtattttttatgtttGCCACATTAAACGTTAAATCGCTTGTAAGACATTGGGGTTTGTTTGACGTTTATGCTGCAGATGCGTAGGTATTTCGCAAATAAACCATTGTCGATTCGGATTTTTGAACTCAACTTTTCGCATGGGTTCGGTATCATTTTACGAATGCATTGTATTTCTGGGAGTATACGGCGAATTTATATTACGACTATATATCGTGCAAACGACGTACAGTAAGAAATGTTTTATTGTCACATGTTTTTACATTATACTAGATTACGATATAAGAGGACAGGGCATTATGATTCTGCTGGTTTActcaataattcatttttaaatttacaaccCAGAGCCTTGAGTAGCAATTAATTTCAGGCGTCGAAATCTTTGTGAAATTTCAGTTCtctctattattattattattattattattcggacaacaatattcaataaagatttaattatttgctggCCGTTCACGTAACAGCATTGGCATTATGTGATTCATAGTTGTGTATATATGCacattatattttacaataatatatatcatagaaatatatgtataatattcagtCTATACAACAATTTGTTCACAAgctaattaaattttgtttccttATTTTCAGATTTCCCATTATAAAATTACCGTCAATTTTACcaataattattaaactactaattcaaatttaatcatgGATCCCCGGACACtaagtgaaatatttcaacgtGCCTGATCAGCAGATCTCATCCAAGCCGCGGATTGTCTCAACAAAATGCAACAATTCGACTGGTTAAAAGTGTTGAACCGGTCCGACATCATTCATTTCTTGATTTAAACATTGAGTTGTGTATTGTATTTTAGCAATAACGCCTAAGCTGTAAGAAAACCGTTTCAATGAAATCGGTTTcgtaaaatttaatcaaaaatgtatttttgcTACTCGTACTGGAATTTTATGGAATGTACGAATTACGCGCAACATAAAACAACATCGAAAAATCATAATCCCTGAAATTGATTCATCAGCGGGAGGAGCAGGCTAAATTTAAACTTGGCATTTATAATCGTACGGATAACCTTACAAATCGTCTCTAATATCGCTGCCCGTACAACGAAACATCTATACATCTGAATTTACTTCGCTGCAGGTGATTATGTATCACACaacgatgaataaaaaatattaattcctTGGTATTGGTTAtagagaatcaaaattttgatgcTTCCTCGTCGTTTCAACGGCACCGACTATATCACTCTTTGAAATTTGTACATAAGATTTAATATACTatactatattatattattatatgatacagatatatatgtgCTATATTCATTCAGATGGTTCTTTCATTATGatcataattataattattgtttatttaattagATTAAGATTCCATAAAATGGAACATTTACTTCAGGTGAAATATGAAACTCTATGTCAGATTCGAATACTTTAGGTGAAAGCATACGAATAATATTAACTACATATTATTGTCATTCGAATAACGCAGCAtgtaagataaattttttttccttgataCTTACGTTCATTTATCCGCTATGTGTATGCGTGTGTGAATCCTATTTCTGCACAGGAAAGCTGAAGAGGCTCCACGCAGCTTTCGGGTCGAAAAATGCTTCTGCGCAAAAACTGAGTTCACGACACGatatgaattttgaacaacAAGATAGAGTGTTCTTTACacattcaaaattatatcCGGAACAAATATTAATCTCTATCACTAGCGGGATATATTTCCATGTTAAAATGCTCCGTTATcgtgatggaatttttttctgagaATGATTTGACATTAGCTTGTTACGCGATCATGACTTTGACGTAGAACGTAAACtcagttttttaaaatagGCAAAGTTCCCGCCGTTGAGCATATTGTTcattaaaatgagaaatttctGATGTTCTGCTATAATACAGGCTGCCAGGAACCCCGATATTGAATAGTCGCTGGATCGAACAAACTTTGTACAGTATATCCAAGGTTCGGCAATTATACAGTGTTCAAGTTTGCGCGGGCCGTTCGAACCACGTGAATAATCACGACGGCTGATGTAATTACCGGCGATACGACGCGCGTTATTCGCTGAATTTCACGATCCTACACGCGAGCAATAATTCGACGGGGGTATAGATCCCCCCCTTGCATCTAGTAAATTAGGCGGGGTATCAGCGCGACGGCGATTACCGTCATCGTCAGGGCTTCGAACCGACAGTTGCGTCGCGCCGCAGAACCCTCGTTAAACAGCGCCACCTCCGTCGGCGGCGAGTGCGCAGGCGCAGGTGCTGGGGCCTGAGGGGGACCAATCGGGGGCCTTGGGACCCCTCGAGCATCGTCGCCGCGGCCAGACTTGGAAGAAATAACCGTCGGATGCGTTTCTCCACCTTTTTCGAAGTCCATCGATGACTCGTCCAGGTCCTCGACACCAGCTTCGGCCGACAATCTGGGTCGTATCTTCTTGTTCAATTTCAACGTTGGCGATTTTTTTCGGGACTTGTTACTCGGCTCGGAATCCCGGACCGACGGGAGCGTCGTCTTCGTCACAATGTGCAGCTCTGAAAGGGTTTATGGTTACTGGGAAACTGAAACTACAACTTTGCGTGgatattgaaatttcgatttcatCCTGGTTCGCAGTAGAAATTCCGAGTTTTTCGTTACAATCCGTGTTACAACGCTTTCATCCCCAAAGAACAAACGGATATTTACTTTTACTCCCGAAGTCACGCGGACTATTTTCTGTATCGTTGTGTATAATTCTTATCGCGAGGAAACACTCCgcaatgaataaattaacggAAAAGACATCTCTGATCTGATCGTCTGCATGTGCTTCTTGTTTTACGAATCGAGTGTGGTCAAATAAGTGGAGAAAAAACTCATACCGAAAACAAATATATCTAGATAATCTCCGGGGGTGAAAGTACTATACCATAGAAAAATTGTACTTGTACAGTACGTTGAAATTTCAGTTTCCGACGAACCTAACCGACTGTGATGAACTGTCCGAGAATTTTCTATGGACAGATAAGTTATACAGACGCAATACTCTGCAAGGGTCAAGTTTTCTCTTCAATATTCTCGGGGGAAACGTCCGTATACCATCTCGGAGGCACTGCCGCTCACTCCAACACTCAGCAGTGATTATGTTTGCGGTACGTCGAATTGTTTCTATCTaatgtctatatatatatatatatatatatatatatatatatatacgtagttGAACATAACAGGAAGTGACATATTTCTCTGAGTAAGCGGCAGCGAGGAGTTCTCAGGGGGAATGCCACGTGCGCTAatgtaaattgtaataaatgaTCGAGTCGGAAACCTTGGAGCCGCACAGCGCCGTCAGCTTTGCCAAAGGCGTTTTCCGAGGAGCACACGTAGCTTCCAAAGTCTGATTTCTCGAGCCTTCGAACGGTCATATTAAGCTGATAGGAGTAATCGCTGGTCGCCACCTCCGACATGAGGTACTTGCTACTTGGGAGGATTTTTTCACCTGAAAAACAGATCATTGCGATTTATTATTGGAGTGATGCTGGAGGAAAGTTTGTTCGATTAATATATCTGGCAGCTTGTTTAAAGGATACGAATAGACGGGACTCTAGTACTAGCTCCGGAACGCTATCGGCTAACAATGAGTAAACTGTTTCAGTTTCCGGTTTATATGCTATGTACGTGAAATAACGTCTGTTCTGCGGAAATTGCATTTGATGGTTCGAAGAAAAATAGTTTCCTAGTTCCCGGCAGTTCGGTTATTGGTTATTGGAGGAACGATCGTTTGCGAACGAGTTATGCCGCCAAGATCCACGAACGCGTTTCGAGGAGTAATGCAGAAACAACTTTTCCCAGCGGACGGTGGAAAATACAAtgaaagttttgtttttcgtcgtattttttttttctattccctTGCATCGTAGCAATAAAAATCCACTCGATAGCCCTTGCCTAGAGGAAATCGAGAATAATATTACGCTCCTCGGAGTTCAATCCCAGAGTAGATACGTACCTGAAGCATTTCGGTATGAAAAGCAGCGAAATATGATCATACCTGTATCCTTGTACCAGGAGTTCATGGCTTTCGGAGAAGCTTCGACGTAGCATTGAATGACCACGTCGCTGTTTGCCGGGGCGGCTACGAGCTGACTAGCGACTTTGATCAGCGGTCGGACTGGAAAAATAGGTGAAAAAGAGTTGAGGTTTCGCTTTGAGGGACGAATTAATCGAAATGACGTACTTACAGTGCACGCGTACCGAATATCGTTTGCTGACCGAAGGCGGTACACCGTTCGAAGCGATGCAAAGGTACGAGCCCATCTCCTGCCGCAATATGCCGATTAGGTGCAGTTGCTCACCCTCGGTGCTTTTTACCGCTGGAACAGAAACCCCCGTTCATTTGGCCCTGATCAGAatcagagaatttttttgccGCAGGGGATGTATAAGGATCGATTTTTAGCTACGGCTATCCGTTCGAAATATTCTTACTTTCATACACGCTGTTCATCGACGATGAGTTTACGGAATGATAACTTACCCAGAAAGGGGAACGGGGGCTATAAATACGCAAGTACGATAAAGAGATCTTTTGGGGTGATACCGCCGAATCGCTTATAGGACGGTTTTGCATGCCGATCGGTGAAAAAGGGTATTTATGATGCAGGAGGTCGACGTGtgaatcgatttctcacgtaGGTAGGCACGCGTGGCACAGCTGAGTTAGGAAATGTTCAATCTTACCGTGTTAATGACGGTATTCCGATGCACGTTTCGCCAACTTCGCGattcaatttattaaataGGTTTCTCCACGCCGTCGACACCCTTCAAAAAATCAGATGATGCATCTCCAGGTTATACATAATAACGTGTGCAGCACTTCTATCCCTTCGTAAAATATTagaacatacatatatatatatatatatggatatgtatatatattcacccCCGTGATTCGAAGAGTACACAATGAATATTGCATACCGTATATGAAAACACGGAAGAGCGAAGGTgaaggaaaagagaaagaaggatAGATATAGCAGGATCTGGAGAGGCGTGAGCCGTATGTAAAGTAAACATCGATCACTCATAGTCAAAAAGGCTGGTTGCTCTCTCGGATAGATTGCTCCAGCTTATGGTATAACCCGCGCTAAGGAGAGCGTCAAAGTTCGTTGTACACTTTTTCAGCTCTcctcagaaaaatcctaaacaGCGCGCTACCAGATGAAACCTGAAGGGTGGTGAATGTTCCAGTCCATACCGCTGGGTGAAATCATTCCTTTAGATGTGCGCAAAAAACGTACATACGATAAATTTCCATGgaagaatataaattttaaacaaataaatgaaaacaagaaaacaaaccCAGTTCACTTTGCTGATTTTCTTATATCTCCACACATAGAACTTACTCTAATTTCCAGTTATTCCACAGGTTACATCCATTTCTTCGGACGTGTGTAAAAAACATACCAACAATAAATTTCCGTGGAGgaagataaattttgaaacaaaccCAGTTCACTTTGCCGGTGTTTAAAATCTCTACACCTACAATTCGCTCTTTTCACAACCGGTAGACAAAAGTTGAGCCAATTGTAAGACGCGTAGGTCGAAAAAGGGCGTTTCGTCCCTAGGGATCGGACCCTTCCGGCTCTCGACCCTCGCTAATTAGTAATCAGGACTCGAGTCGATTAAAACGAAATGTCGTTCCTTACCCCGCTTGATGCCGTGCTCGTTGCGCAATACGATGTTGCGACCGTCCTCTCGACGCCAGGTGACATCCGGTGTCGGAGTTCCGGTAGCTCGGCACCTGAGTCGCACGCTGCCTCCCTCCTCGGTAGTTAGGCCGTCCGTCGAGTCGTCGAGGTCCATTATATCGGGCGGAATCACGACCTCCATGTACCCCATCTGTTTTCAAATTCCATCTCGTTATTCCATCATTTATACGTTGTACGCACGTACTTTAATTATACTTTCGACATTGCGCTGCGCACCGCATTGCGCGTACTTGCATGCGGGGTATTATTTGATGATAGAAGGGTGCGCGAGCTGGGTGTCCATGTTTACCGAAATCTCTGGGATGTAGCCCGGCTGCTTGTCTGTCCGTCGAATATTGTACGGGGGATGTTAAGTCACGTTAATATCGGGCTTTTACTCCTTTCCGCTATTCGGGCTTGGTGCGGCTCTTTTACAACCGCAAAATGGACCGCGGATTAACATTGCTCTTGACAGCTGCGCTGCTTGCTCTTCTTCCTTGTCTCACCGCGTGTGCAACTCACCGTGCGGTTGACGAAAAATTAGAAACCAGCTTCCGCGTGGCTGGATATTTTAAAAAGAGTTTCACTCTGCTAGTTCGGTCTAAATT is a genomic window containing:
- the LOC107217127 gene encoding leucine-rich repeat transmembrane neuronal protein 3 translates to MSRFCATFLAIVAFACYIELVSGEKWAKYWIDKNKAYPYFGSYGVSKFSYLDKAPSKLRSITYYKCNLPNIEGNVFYRFRNTLENLDIHESNVETISSDAFYKLIHLRNLTLWGNKLQRVFQAWFEDLYELRTLDLSFNQISLIDEEAFTKMPKLENLYIEHNLLVVLNPAVFTYLRNLKTIRLGRNPWDWWFRTLIMRQLDDQRVSYSNDWEDFKWISHVIWTCIEKDQAKNDDDTILDCASAYLLSETSKISNTDQKYCSQEARNLYNCEKNHDEKRNVSMTPKVVVRKVFQAFIGAVNKMLYPDAELTYRGGIAAPETRGEEIAIFGD
- the LOC107217130 gene encoding lachesin isoform X2, which translates into the protein MAPSDVSLALVLAAFLHSTFGQLMPMAEIQPEFLAPLENHTVTQGRDVSFTCVVNHLQSYKVAWIKSDSRAILAIHTHMVAHNPRLSVTHNGHNTWKLHVANVQRNDSGTYMCQVNTDPMRSQMGYMEVVIPPDIMDLDDSTDGLTTEEGGSVRLRCRATGTPTPDVTWRREDGRNIVLRNEHGIKRAVKSTEGEQLHLIGILRQEMGSYLCIASNGVPPSVSKRYSVRVHFRPLIKVASQLVAAPANSDVVIQCYVEASPKAMNSWYKDTGEKILPSSKYLMSEVATSDYSYQLNMTVRRLEKSDFGSYVCSSENAFGKADGAVRLQELHIVTKTTLPSVRDSEPSNKSRKKSPTLKLNKKIRPRLSAEAGVEDLDESSMDFEKGGETHPTVISSKSGRGDDARGVPRPPIGPPQAPAPAPAHSPPTEVALFNEGSAARRNCRFEALTMTVIAVALIPRLIY
- the LOC107217130 gene encoding lachesin isoform X1, yielding MTIVKERTQGESTAYGMAPSDVSLALVLAAFLHSTFGQLMPMAEIQPEFLAPLENHTVTQGRDVSFTCVVNHLQSYKVAWIKSDSRAILAIHTHMVAHNPRLSVTHNGHNTWKLHVANVQRNDSGTYMCQVNTDPMRSQMGYMEVVIPPDIMDLDDSTDGLTTEEGGSVRLRCRATGTPTPDVTWRREDGRNIVLRNEHGIKRAVKSTEGEQLHLIGILRQEMGSYLCIASNGVPPSVSKRYSVRVHFRPLIKVASQLVAAPANSDVVIQCYVEASPKAMNSWYKDTGEKILPSSKYLMSEVATSDYSYQLNMTVRRLEKSDFGSYVCSSENAFGKADGAVRLQELHIVTKTTLPSVRDSEPSNKSRKKSPTLKLNKKIRPRLSAEAGVEDLDESSMDFEKGGETHPTVISSKSGRGDDARGVPRPPIGPPQAPAPAPAHSPPTEVALFNEGSAARRNCRFEALTMTVIAVALIPRLIY